The window ttttttcagtttttaaaaaaccaaaatatttttgttaaaaacaatttttttctgtttttacaaaaaaaaatcagatgaaattttttttttgttgtaaaaactgaattgtttttataaaaactgaaaaaaaaaaaagaagaagactttactaaattagtggactactggtgcattagtttaaaaaaacaaaattattttttaagtaattatttttaattcagcaTTGACCTAACGGTCAAAGGGTATAAGTGAACCAAAAAGGTGGATGGAGGGATATTTTTAGCCCAATAGGTGGATGAAGggtattttaaaatctttttcaaTAGTTTAGGGGTATTTTGAACCCTTTTCCGTTACTTCTATTCAAACATTTCTGCACAAACATTGTGAAACCCAAGCCAGGTCGAGCAAAATGAGACAAGAGGGAGTGCTAGAACTTGGGAGAACATCAACAGAGGAACTGCAGTTATCTTTCCAGcgccttctttttcttttttaagtaaCAAGTACTATACAATGATTGGTAGAAAACCATCTCTGGATGTCAGTGGACGAAGATCTATCACTTCATTTGGTAGGGAACAAGGTCTACTTGACATAAGAAACTTCTAAGCATGTCCTTAGACCCAAACAACTATTGACTCCATTCTGATACCAGAAAATGAATACTACTATTAAAATGTTGAGCAATAGTCACCAAAGATGACACGTGATTGAGGAAAGAATGGTTGGAAAGAGGAAGTGGATGAAAAAGAAAAGGGTAGAAGATGAGAACGAATACTACTCCACAAGTCATGACCCGATTTACTCTCTTGTTGATCCAGCAAGGTGGTATACTAAAGATAGCACTAGTAACCTTAACAACACATTTTTACGACGAGTTGAATCTTGCTATAGCAGATTTCGACATTGATGATGGAATAATTATGCATCAAAATTGAGATAAATTACCAGGACAACTGCACATCCCAGAGGCCCAGAACGTCTCTCCAATTTAGGCAACCGACTTTGCTGAAGTCAAAAGCATCTAAGATAGGCTAGTTTAACAGTTACCAGAGAGTCAGAATACACCGACGGGAatggtgaatctgccaagtgatATGACACAAAAAGTATAAGAAACTAGTCAAACATGTATTGAATGCAGAAACTGTTACATAGATGTATACAAAATTGTCCAATCTGACTACAGAAACCATCATCAAGAGAAAGAGTACTGTGTAAGACAAACAAAATGTAGAAATTAAAAGACTAATGTGCAAGAACATTCTACAATCTATCATCACTTGTGAAACAAAAAGATCAGACTTGATCAGCACTTAGTAACTCAATGAGCTCTACTTTTTTCAGTTTTGAGTATCCCTTCAACCCACGAGACTTTGCAATAGCTCGCAGTTCAGTCAGCTTCATTTCAGCTAATTCCTCACCAACCTGATGTTGTTCTTCATCATCATTAGCATCAACATTTTCAAACATTTTGGCAGCATCAtcgtcagccatctcatcaaacACATCTTCGTCTGAGAAAATCGGCTCTCTGTCAGAATGAGCACTAGAATCAACCTTATTTTTGGGAATTCGGCCAAGTTCAGGGTCCAGATGTATGTCCTTTTCTGTCTTATCTGTAGCAGTAGAGGCAACAAGGTTATCCGAACCTCCCTCGTGATAAACAGGCTGAAATTTGGTTCGGGAAACTGGAGATCTACGTCGGAAGTTTGACTTCGGCCGGTTAACAACTGGGGTCCCACTATCTTGTGCCACATGGTTCACATTGCTATTTAGTTCAGTGCTATTGCCAGCTCTCTCTTCAGAGAATACATTGCTCTGATCTGGCTGGTCAAGGACAAAGTTGCTGCTTCTACTGCTGTTGGTTTTCTTCCCTTTCTGAACTGAGTGTTTTCTTAAAAGCTTGAGAAGGGAATCAACAGTTTCACTCTCTTTACCCTTTCCTTGCAACTCTTCAGATTTTTTCTCCTCTTTGATTGCAGCTCTTTCCCGGAGCTGAGCCTGCACCTTTCTGAATAGTTCAACAATCTCCCTTTCCCTTGGACCTGGAGTGGCTGTAGCTTGGAATTTTGAAGTGTTTGATGCAGTAAGCAGTGGTCCATTTCGTGAAGATAGCATTTCAGATTCTTCTAAATTATCATAACtgtctctctcttcattttgccTGTTCCTGCCCCTGGAAAACTTGTTTTGCCTCGAAAAATCTGGATTTCTTTTATGATTGCTGAAGCTAGCATTACATATAAAAGGTGTACTCTTGTAAGGagatttcaaatttaaaatcttaaCCTTCGAGGACTGCTTATATTCACCCCAAGAGGTGACTGCTCTCCCTGATAGTCCTGAGCAGGGAAGACAACTACCTTCTGGGGAACCAAACCCTGAAATAGAACAATAATAGCATATATCTTATAAGTCTTTATATAGGACTTTATGGATAAGAAAGACACAGATTTTTGTTTTTTGAGTTAAGGACTCAGATTATGCATTACAGGATGTTTCAAAAATAGCTATATTTTTTTGTTGACGGAATAATCAGCATGTTGTAGGTCATGGCAGATGTATTCACATTGGCAGAAATTTATAACTTTTCTTGCCCTTCATATGGAAGGGTGACTAAGAAAAGAATCATAGCTGCATAGGAAATAAGATACATAATCTCAGAACAGATACTTTATTTCACATCTTTTTCCAAGAGTTTTCATTTACCGTTTAAAGAGCATTCTTTGGGATAACTGTACAACGTTATATCAGATTCGTTCATATGCTTTACATTTTACATATAAATGTCCAACAGCTATCAATAAGCATTGAAAAGGTCTTTAATTCTATTTCCATAAGAAGCATttacattttaaatgatatttactGTTGTTGACTAACAGAATCAGTAGTAGCAAAAATAATGGCAATGACGATTGCAATGAAAATAACCCTGAAGTCATCATCTTGATACCCACGATGAATATAATTCATACACTAAAGTGAGAGGGGCAAAGAGTTCCAGAAAGAGCAGAAAGGCAACAAAAATGGGGCataaagaaatatattgtgaacAAGAGAACATCTGTgctacttgtcacacctcctttttcctacaccccggaagggtataagggagtttttccaattaaagtacaatcgaaacgtgatttatttatattaagattcagagtcgccacttgggagatttatggtgtcccaagtcaccggtggaatcccgaatcgaggaaaagattgactctgtttaacagtccgcgaaccagaaatccgagtaaggaattctgttaaaccgagagaaggtgttaggcattcccgagttccgtagttctagcacggtcgctcaactgttataattggcctgtttatatgattttaaacatttttgaacctatgtgcaattttaaactttttaaccgctttatttaattatttttcaaggaaaattgcaacgtcatttaaaatgtcttgaaccacgtcacataaatgcacccgcgattcgcaacacattttatccgacgttgagatttggatttgggtcacataaatgcccacccgagtttaggaaggtaaattattaaaataacgcgcctaaagcaactacgcgttttttaactttgcgagggccatgggaatatgctaaatggcgcgcctcgaattctaaggattaaaacaaaattaattaaacaagGGTCATGcgattgtcatttttgtttggcatggcgcaCCCCACTTCTAATCTTGaggaaattcaaactaaatgCTTGAGAGCCATGGCTATTTGCATTGCCTAATATGGCACCCCTCCTTTaactaattatattttttttaaaacaaaactagtTGAGTAAAGCTAAGCAACAAAAAAAACTTTCAACCGTTAAAGATCAATCAACTTAAGGGGAGGGATTTGCAATCACTAGGATAATCTAAACAAACTGAGATCGTAAACTTCTGGGCTACAACGTGAAGCCCAGAATCAAGAATACCGAAACAAGAGCTTGGCACGACTGGGCCAAGATGGCAGCAACGTGAAGCCCAGAATCAAGAATACCGAAACAAGAGCTTGGCACGACTGGGCCAAGATGGCAGCCCAAGTCATTGTCATAGACTTCAGCCATGGTATGGAATTTAATTGCAACGAGACCTTCAGAATTTAGACACTATTTCACCATTTAAAAGCACTGATTTGAATTGCCAATGAAAGAATAAATCAAGACTTCAAAATAGACTTAACTCACATGCTGAATTCTGACCTcgcattaacacatttaaacaaTTTCACGATTTCAATTTATCATAAGAAAAAATGTGAAGACCTAGACTGAACTAGAGGTGTTTCCAGCATAAACCAAACATGATCTCCGTTTGAAATCTTTCATGGAACAGAACCATTATACAAGCAGTAAGGGAAAGAGTGAACAGTGAACCCCTGAACTTATAAAAACCACACTTTAAACATGAGAAGATAAAGCTTGGAAACCAAATGAGAAACAGAATACAGGTCAGGGGTGTTGGACCCCAAAATTTGAATTACTGCCTTTCAATCTTGACCAAGCCAAACCAACTTAACTAACCAACTAATAGCT is drawn from Nicotiana tabacum cultivar K326 chromosome 22, ASM71507v2, whole genome shotgun sequence and contains these coding sequences:
- the LOC107809466 gene encoding rho-N domain-containing protein 1, chloroplastic-like, whose translation is MFSQVPKMSSAIDFTPKNLPGFGSPEGSCLPCSGLSGRAVTSWGEYKQSSKVKILNLKSPYKSTPFICNASFSNHKRNPDFSRQNKFSRGRNRQNEERDSYDNLEESEMLSSRNGPLLTASNTSKFQATATPGPREREIVELFRKVQAQLRERAAIKEEKKSEELQGKGKESETVDSLLKLLRKHSVQKGKKTNSSRSSNFVLDQPDQSNVFSEERAGNSTELNSNVNHVAQDSGTPVVNRPKSNFRRRSPVSRTKFQPVYHEGGSDNLVASTATDKTEKDIHLDPELGRIPKNKVDSSAHSDREPIFSDEDVFDEMADDDAAKMFENVDANDDEEQHQVGEELAEMKLTELRAIAKSRGLKGYSKLKKVELIELLSADQV